A genomic segment from Candidatus Korarchaeum cryptofilum OPF8 encodes:
- a CDS encoding KH domain-containing protein, which translates to MKEIRILIPKERIGVLIGKKGATKAKIEELTGSKIDVNSSSGEVVLRFPEQLEDPLLPMKLESVVRAIGRGFNPEVAMKLLEDDYVLEVMDIRRFVGETKNALTRMRGRIIGEKGRAKTYIEERTNTKISVYGHTVSIIGRSYDVIAAREAIISLLEGSMHSTAYRLMERKIAEMSKRAIMDELMLEKALKEEKE; encoded by the coding sequence TTGAAGGAGATAAGGATACTGATACCTAAAGAGAGGATAGGGGTACTGATAGGTAAGAAGGGAGCCACTAAAGCTAAGATAGAGGAGCTGACTGGCTCAAAGATAGATGTAAATAGCTCCTCAGGGGAGGTTGTGCTCAGATTTCCCGAGCAGTTAGAGGACCCTCTCCTACCGATGAAGCTGGAATCCGTCGTCAGAGCAATAGGAAGGGGGTTCAATCCGGAGGTCGCGATGAAGCTGCTCGAGGACGATTACGTGCTCGAGGTGATGGACATAAGGAGGTTCGTCGGGGAGACGAAGAACGCCCTGACTAGGATGAGGGGAAGGATAATAGGGGAGAAGGGGAGAGCTAAAACATACATCGAGGAGAGGACGAATACGAAAATATCCGTTTATGGGCATACTGTCTCAATAATAGGGAGAAGCTATGATGTGATAGCGGCTAGGGAGGCGATAATCTCCCTGCTGGAGGGATCGATGCACTCGACTGCTTATAGGCTCATGGAGAGGAAGATAGCTGAGATGAGCAAGAGGGCAATAATGGATGAGCTTATGCTCGAGAAAGCCCTGAAAGAAGAGAAAGAATGA
- a CDS encoding DNA topoisomerase VI subunit B, whose protein sequence is MGEKVKLEEISAADFFYRNRSLAGFDNPVRATYTIIRELVENSLDAVELAGRSPKVLIVMREEREGGEESLPWYRIRVADNGIGMDPEEIPLAFGRVFVSSKYRLIQSRGTFGLGGTMALLYGQITTNMPFKITSAREGEPAYELTMMIDIRKNEPIILDRKIKGVSRRSFTIVESTFEGNYPRAKRKIIDYLQQTAIVVPYISIAFMDPEGHLYIFPRSTEKIPPRPKEALFHPKGVDLELLQRLLSSTRTRSLESFLMTHFQRVGKKTASEVLKIAGLPPDKRPSDLKDEDIRRLYEALRSYKEFLPPDPSVLSPLGEELFESGIKKELQPEFVKAIQRPPSVYEAHPFIVEVAIAYGGLIKPTGDIQLYRYANKIPLLYDASSDVSYQVIKKIDWSIYGIKNPEDEPIAFFIHIVSTKVPFKTVGKEFIANVPEVAREIELGLRGCARELRIYLGRKRRKEMLLKRYELFRMYYELISWTLEEIIGERPPIENLIEKIKGSAGDEDERE, encoded by the coding sequence ATGGGTGAGAAGGTTAAGCTAGAGGAGATAAGTGCAGCAGATTTCTTCTATAGGAATAGATCACTAGCGGGATTCGACAATCCGGTGAGGGCAACTTACACGATAATCAGGGAGCTCGTTGAGAACTCATTAGATGCCGTAGAGCTAGCAGGTAGGTCCCCTAAGGTGCTCATAGTCATGAGGGAGGAGAGGGAGGGAGGGGAGGAGAGCCTCCCATGGTACAGGATAAGAGTTGCGGATAACGGCATAGGGATGGATCCTGAGGAGATACCCTTAGCCTTCGGCAGGGTTTTCGTTAGCTCCAAATACAGGCTAATCCAAAGTAGAGGTACCTTCGGTCTTGGCGGAACCATGGCCCTTCTATACGGCCAGATCACAACTAATATGCCCTTCAAGATCACATCCGCTAGGGAGGGGGAACCTGCCTACGAGCTGACGATGATGATAGATATAAGGAAGAACGAGCCGATAATACTGGATAGGAAGATAAAGGGCGTCTCGAGGAGATCCTTTACTATAGTAGAGTCAACATTCGAGGGGAACTATCCGAGAGCTAAGAGGAAGATAATAGACTACTTACAGCAGACGGCCATAGTGGTGCCGTATATCTCGATAGCCTTCATGGATCCCGAGGGCCATCTCTACATCTTCCCCAGGAGTACTGAGAAGATCCCTCCCAGGCCCAAAGAAGCACTATTCCATCCCAAGGGAGTGGATCTTGAGCTGCTCCAGAGGCTTCTCAGCTCCACGAGGACTAGGAGCCTCGAGTCCTTCCTCATGACGCACTTCCAGAGGGTGGGGAAGAAGACGGCCAGCGAGGTCCTTAAAATAGCCGGACTTCCTCCGGATAAGAGGCCATCTGATCTAAAGGATGAGGATATAAGGAGGCTCTATGAAGCGCTCAGGAGCTATAAGGAATTCCTGCCACCGGATCCTAGCGTCCTCTCTCCCCTAGGTGAGGAACTCTTCGAATCCGGTATAAAGAAGGAGCTACAACCGGAGTTCGTGAAAGCTATTCAGAGGCCACCATCTGTTTACGAAGCTCATCCCTTCATAGTGGAGGTCGCAATAGCTTACGGAGGATTGATAAAGCCCACTGGAGATATACAGCTATATAGGTACGCTAACAAGATACCCCTGCTCTACGACGCATCGAGCGATGTCTCTTATCAAGTCATCAAGAAGATAGATTGGAGTATATATGGGATAAAGAATCCTGAGGATGAGCCAATTGCATTCTTCATTCACATAGTGTCTACTAAGGTTCCCTTCAAGACCGTGGGCAAGGAGTTCATAGCGAATGTGCCTGAGGTCGCTAGGGAAATAGAGCTCGGCCTCAGGGGATGCGCCAGAGAATTGAGAATATATCTAGGGAGAAAAAGGAGAAAGGAGATGTTATTAAAGAGATATGAGCTCTTTAGGATGTATTATGAGCTGATATCTTGGACCTTGGAGGAGATAATCGGGGAGAGACCTCCGATCGAGAACTTGATAGAGAAGATAAAGGGGAGCGCGGGTGATGAGGATGAGCGCGAATGA
- a CDS encoding DNA topoisomerase IV subunit A: protein MRMSANDVKSKVLEIAREVAKAIKEGRFPELEYPPNTQRNIVFDERMGYIFRPTFYGKIKGSHSKSLRTLSGVLYGMSRALDHLENGLTMTKRDFYYLHKVERLKGTLFPEDQRETDARIILMELILGMPREAFSITSDPRGWIYGDIELIDRSGRVLKADQVGEMGYSVPPRPENIKFKRIGVKAVVAVEKVGPAKNMIELGIPEEKKIAIAILQGQASRSMRRFLRMLSDEGVPLAVLTDLSPWSLRIAATVIYNSINSAHIPHLATPEARFIGILTRDVEEGFFKDYKFALEPLTQADYKAALDNKSLPNLQNEFWQKENDWFLQNKKKAELEIFKAMSPSAKTLKEYFIRYLSEKLEQHLGVSI, encoded by the coding sequence ATGAGGATGAGCGCGAATGATGTGAAGTCCAAGGTTCTGGAGATAGCTAGAGAAGTTGCGAAGGCCATAAAGGAGGGGAGATTCCCAGAATTGGAGTATCCTCCGAACACCCAGAGGAATATAGTTTTCGATGAGAGAATGGGTTACATATTCAGGCCGACTTTCTATGGGAAGATAAAGGGCTCCCACTCTAAGAGCTTGAGGACCCTATCGGGAGTGCTCTATGGAATGAGCAGGGCTTTAGATCACTTAGAGAACGGTCTAACGATGACCAAAAGAGACTTCTACTATTTGCATAAGGTGGAGAGGCTGAAGGGGACGCTCTTCCCTGAGGATCAGAGGGAGACTGATGCAAGAATTATATTGATGGAACTGATCCTTGGCATGCCTAGGGAAGCCTTCTCCATAACTAGCGATCCCAGAGGATGGATATATGGCGATATAGAACTCATTGATAGATCGGGAAGGGTTCTGAAGGCGGATCAAGTCGGTGAGATGGGATACTCAGTCCCCCCGAGGCCAGAGAATATAAAGTTCAAGAGGATAGGAGTTAAAGCTGTGGTGGCCGTTGAGAAGGTCGGACCCGCCAAGAACATGATAGAGCTAGGTATACCGGAGGAGAAGAAGATAGCTATAGCAATATTGCAGGGGCAGGCTTCGAGGAGCATGAGGAGATTCCTCAGGATGCTCTCAGATGAGGGAGTTCCCCTAGCGGTACTGACTGACTTATCCCCTTGGTCCCTCAGGATAGCCGCTACAGTGATATACAACAGCATAAACTCGGCCCATATACCACACTTAGCTACACCGGAAGCTAGATTCATAGGGATACTGACGAGAGACGTGGAGGAGGGGTTCTTCAAGGACTATAAATTCGCCTTAGAGCCCCTAACTCAAGCGGATTATAAGGCAGCATTGGATAACAAGTCCCTCCCAAACCTTCAGAATGAATTCTGGCAGAAGGAAAATGATTGGTTCCTTCAGAATAAGAAGAAAGCCGAGCTAGAGATATTTAAGGCGATGAGTCCATCAGCTAAGACCTTAAAGGAGTACTTCATCAGGTATCTCAGCGAGAAGCTCGAGCAGCACCTGGGCGTAAGTATATGA